The window CAACTCCTTGATTCCCTTAATTTGATAATTTAACAGAAATTATAAGCATTTATAAAGTACGTTTTAAATTTGTACATATTAAGTCAAAATTATCTATTATTTATATTATCATATTAATATAATTATGCAATATTTTTGTACTTTTTATAAGTTACAAAATGGTAAATATTTCTTTGATTATAAAGCTACCTTATCCAATATACCCTTTAGCTTTGCAATTGCTATTCCGTAATTGCATATACTTACCTCCTGAGCGTTGGCAGACTCTATACGGGAAAGTACATATTTTCGGTTAAACATACAGCAGCCACACTGAATAACCAGTGAGTATTTTGACAAATCCTTTGGAAAGTCTGCCCCACTGACAATATCAACCGTCAGACCCTCTCCGGCTTTTTGTCTGAGAAGCCTTGGAAGCTGTACCCGTCCGATATCCTCGCTGAGGGGTGCGTGTGTACAGGCTTCTGCAATCAAAACAGCCGATTTCTCAGTTAGTGCATCAATTGCTTCTGCACCTTTAATGTATGCAGAAACATCACCTTTGTATTCTGCAAATAACACGGAAAATGATGTCAACAAACTTTCCTCAGGTTTTTTTGCATATACCTTATCAAAGACCTGAGAATCGGTAATTATAAGCTTTGGCGGGTTTGCCAATGCCTTTAATGCACTGTCGAGCTTGTCGGTAGTAATACTCATAACCATACATTTTAAATCAAGTAAATCTCTGATTATCTGTACCTGCGGCAGAATAAGCCGTCCCTTCGGAGCCTGAATGTCCTGAGGCATAACCAGCAATACTAAATCTCCTTCGTTTACCAGATGTGCTGTTATGCTGCTTACCTCAAAATCTTCCGGTACGGCTCTTATAAGTTCTTCTCTGACTTTATCAAGTCCTGTTTTTTCCTTCGCACTGATAACTATTGGCATAAGCCCAAGGGTGTCCTCTACCTGCTTTTTAATATCATTGGTATTCTCAAGTATATCTGCTTTATTGATAACAGGAATAACGGGGATTTTACGCTTTTTAAGCTCATCAGTCCATTCCTTTTCCAACGAAAGCTCTGTCCCTGAAAAAAACACAATAGCTACATCTGTTTTTTCAATAGCTTTGCGGGTCTTTTCTATTCTTAATTCTCCCAGAGTACCCACATCGTCAAAACCTGCGGTATCAATAAACATAACAGGACCTATGGGATGCAGCTCCATTGCCTTGTATACGGG of the Ruminiclostridium papyrosolvens DSM 2782 genome contains:
- the hydF gene encoding [FeFe] hydrogenase H-cluster maturation GTPase HydF, giving the protein MSLTNTPGANRLHIALFGRRNSGKSSLINAITGQDIALVSEIAGTTTDPVYKAMELHPIGPVMFIDTAGFDDVGTLGELRIEKTRKAIEKTDVAIVFFSGTELSLEKEWTDELKKRKIPVIPVINKADILENTNDIKKQVEDTLGLMPIVISAKEKTGLDKVREELIRAVPEDFEVSSITAHLVNEGDLVLLVMPQDIQAPKGRLILPQVQIIRDLLDLKCMVMSITTDKLDSALKALANPPKLIITDSQVFDKVYAKKPEESLLTSFSVLFAEYKGDVSAYIKGAEAIDALTEKSAVLIAEACTHAPLSEDIGRVQLPRLLRQKAGEGLTVDIVSGADFPKDLSKYSLVIQCGCCMFNRKYVLSRIESANAQEVSICNYGIAIAKLKGILDKVAL